The proteins below are encoded in one region of Levilactobacillus namurensis:
- the gatC gene encoding Asp-tRNA(Asn)/Glu-tRNA(Gln) amidotransferase subunit GatC yields the protein MANRINREQVQHVAELAKLEFTDSQLDALTPQLDDIIGLFESLSEVDTTGVEPTSSVTDQINVMRDDVADNWGQSAALLKNAPDAERGYIKVPAIIDESED from the coding sequence ATGGCTAATCGAATTAATCGTGAGCAAGTTCAACACGTCGCTGAACTGGCCAAACTCGAGTTCACTGATTCTCAGCTGGACGCGTTAACCCCGCAACTCGATGACATCATCGGCTTGTTTGAATCACTCAGTGAGGTGGATACCACCGGCGTTGAACCAACCAGCAGCGTTACGGATCAGATCAACGTGATGCGTGACGACGTAGCGGACAACTGGGGTCAAAGTGCGGCCCTGCTGAAGAATGCACCGGATGCTGAACGCGGCTACATCAAGGTGCCAGCCATCATCGATGAAAGTGAGGACTAA
- a CDS encoding xanthine phosphoribosyltransferase produces MKILEDRIRQDGTILPGNVLKVDNFLNHQVDPQLMDQLGAEFARQFADAGITKVLTVESSGIAPAVMAALHLGVPMIFARKHKSLTLTDHLYTAKVYSYTKQVNNDISIDRRFLDPDDKVLIIDDFLANGQAVQGLLDIAESANIKVAGVGVVIEKRFQKGHQLVTDAGIPLVALASIVAFENGTVTFAQD; encoded by the coding sequence ATGAAAATTTTAGAGGACCGCATTCGGCAAGACGGCACGATTTTACCCGGAAACGTCTTAAAAGTGGACAACTTCTTGAACCACCAAGTTGATCCGCAGCTGATGGACCAATTAGGCGCGGAGTTCGCGCGGCAATTCGCCGATGCGGGCATCACCAAGGTCCTCACGGTGGAGTCCTCCGGTATCGCACCCGCCGTCATGGCCGCCTTACACCTGGGCGTGCCGATGATTTTCGCGCGGAAGCACAAGAGCCTGACGCTGACCGACCACCTCTACACCGCCAAGGTCTACTCGTACACCAAGCAGGTCAACAACGATATTTCAATCGACCGGCGGTTCCTAGACCCCGACGACAAGGTCTTGATCATTGACGACTTCTTAGCCAACGGCCAAGCGGTCCAAGGATTGCTCGACATCGCCGAATCCGCGAACATCAAGGTCGCCGGTGTCGGCGTGGTCATCGAGAAGCGTTTCCAGAAGGGTCACCAACTGGTCACAGACGCCGGAATCCCACTGGTCGCCTTAGCCAGCATCGTAGCCTTCGAGAACGGCACGGTGACCTTTGCCCAGGACTAA
- a CDS encoding ATP-grasp domain-containing protein produces the protein MANTVLYPGDTIGVIGSSANAAMLVTTARKMGLKVGAYGSDETSEALQLADFKAVGDGRDKAKLQHFAESCAAVVYDSAHVSTDVVKFLAQYTKIPQGSDLLEMMQDRLLERAFFEQLNVNIAPYATIIDLDDVYQSVNSIGYPCVLKPIQKEWSKGRELVIRTQTDIAKAAGLLDWGTYILESQIAYDREYSIVVARDQEGNQQLFPITEGESADDQPFKTWVPANVDPAVASELRRIASEVGQHVNYVGAFEVGFYLTKNGSIYVKKIVPAPSENGYVFADAASVDEFEEHLRAICGLPLAVPAILTPAVTITFTKAQLPAMRTQWQIKPNWHFNFYHLRHADDDTVVGHVAIQGQSVKTILDQLNDTGIWTDGPVLPDKSDQETD, from the coding sequence TTGGCGAATACGGTCTTATATCCAGGCGATACGATTGGGGTCATCGGCAGCAGCGCGAACGCCGCGATGCTGGTCACGACTGCTCGGAAGATGGGGTTAAAGGTCGGGGCGTACGGCTCCGATGAAACCAGCGAGGCGTTACAACTGGCCGACTTCAAAGCGGTCGGCGACGGACGCGACAAGGCGAAACTACAGCACTTTGCGGAGAGTTGTGCCGCGGTGGTCTACGATTCTGCCCACGTCAGCACCGACGTCGTGAAGTTCTTGGCGCAATACACCAAGATTCCGCAGGGCAGCGACCTGTTGGAAATGATGCAGGACCGCTTACTTGAGCGGGCGTTCTTCGAACAACTCAACGTCAACATTGCCCCTTACGCCACGATTATCGACTTAGACGACGTTTACCAATCCGTCAACTCGATCGGCTACCCCTGTGTCCTGAAGCCCATCCAAAAGGAATGGTCCAAGGGCCGTGAGCTAGTGATTCGCACGCAAACGGACATCGCTAAGGCGGCAGGGCTACTCGACTGGGGGACTTACATCCTGGAATCCCAGATTGCCTACGACCGGGAGTACTCGATCGTGGTCGCACGCGACCAGGAGGGCAACCAGCAGTTGTTCCCAATCACGGAAGGCGAATCGGCTGATGACCAGCCGTTCAAGACCTGGGTCCCGGCCAACGTGGACCCGGCCGTGGCCAGCGAGTTGCGGCGGATTGCTTCCGAAGTGGGCCAACACGTCAATTACGTGGGGGCCTTCGAGGTCGGCTTCTACCTGACCAAGAACGGGTCCATCTACGTCAAGAAGATTGTTCCGGCACCTAGCGAAAACGGCTACGTGTTCGCGGACGCGGCGTCCGTCGACGAGTTCGAGGAACACCTGCGGGCCATCTGTGGTTTACCGTTGGCGGTTCCCGCCATTTTGACGCCGGCCGTGACCATCACCTTCACCAAGGCACAGTTACCGGCCATGCGGACCCAGTGGCAGATCAAGCCTAACTGGCACTTCAACTTCTATCACTTGCGGCACGCCGACGATGACACGGTGGTCGGGCACGTGGCCATTCAGGGCCAATCCGTGAAGACCATCTTGGACCAACTGAACGACACCGGTATCTGGACGGATGGCCCGGTCTTACCGGACAAGTCTGACCAGGAGACGGATTAA
- the gatA gene encoding Asp-tRNA(Asn)/Glu-tRNA(Gln) amidotransferase subunit GatA, protein MDYLKQDLASLHADLVAKKYSAKELTQQTFANIKATDPQVDAFLHLNEDEALAQADQIDAAGISEDQPLAGIPMALKDNLVTKDVTTTAGSKILGNFKPVYDATVVQKLANAQMISVGKTNLDEFAMGSSTENSAFKTTKNAWDHTKVPGGSSGGSAAAVAAGMVPASLGSDTGGSIRQPASFNGVVGMKPTYGRVSRWGLIAFGSSLDAIGPMTRTVKDNALMLSAIAGHDQHDLTSSDKAVPNYAADLTAATSVKGLRIGLPKEFLGDGIADDVKQAILAAADTYRKLGATVDEVSLPHNKYGVAAYYIIASSEASSNLQRFDGIRYGYRAQDVKNLEDVYVKSRSEGFGEEVKRRIMLGTFSLSAGFYDAYFLKAARVRTVILNDFKAILKDHDFIMGPVTPTTAFGIGEEITDPMTMYMNDILTIPVNLAGLPGLSLPAGFSQGLPIGMQLIGRPFDESTLYQAGYAFEQNTEFHTKVPTLGGHN, encoded by the coding sequence ATGGATTACTTAAAGCAAGACCTCGCCAGTCTGCATGCCGATTTGGTGGCTAAGAAGTACAGCGCTAAGGAATTAACGCAACAGACTTTTGCCAATATCAAGGCTACGGATCCCCAAGTCGATGCCTTCTTGCATTTAAATGAAGATGAAGCTTTGGCGCAAGCCGACCAGATCGACGCGGCCGGCATTAGCGAAGACCAGCCCTTAGCTGGGATTCCGATGGCGTTAAAGGACAACTTGGTGACCAAGGACGTCACGACTACGGCGGGTTCGAAGATCTTAGGGAACTTCAAGCCGGTCTACGACGCCACGGTGGTTCAGAAGTTGGCCAACGCCCAGATGATTTCTGTGGGGAAGACCAACTTGGATGAATTCGCCATGGGGAGTTCGACGGAAAACTCCGCCTTTAAGACCACCAAGAACGCCTGGGACCACACCAAGGTCCCCGGTGGGTCTTCGGGTGGTTCGGCAGCCGCAGTGGCGGCCGGAATGGTTCCCGCATCCTTGGGGTCCGATACCGGTGGTTCAATTCGCCAACCGGCCTCCTTCAACGGGGTCGTTGGGATGAAGCCAACTTACGGCCGAGTTTCCCGGTGGGGCCTGATTGCCTTCGGGTCTAGCTTGGATGCCATTGGCCCCATGACGCGGACCGTTAAGGATAACGCCTTGATGCTCAGCGCGATTGCCGGGCACGACCAACACGACCTGACCAGTTCCGATAAGGCAGTGCCGAACTACGCGGCAGACTTGACGGCTGCAACTAGCGTCAAAGGCTTACGGATTGGGTTGCCGAAGGAATTCCTGGGTGACGGGATCGCCGATGACGTGAAGCAGGCCATCTTAGCGGCAGCGGACACTTACCGGAAATTAGGGGCAACGGTCGACGAAGTCTCCTTACCGCATAACAAGTACGGGGTCGCGGCTTACTACATCATCGCTTCATCCGAGGCGTCCTCGAACTTACAACGGTTCGATGGGATTCGTTACGGTTACCGGGCGCAGGACGTCAAGAACCTGGAAGACGTCTACGTGAAGTCCCGTTCCGAAGGCTTTGGTGAAGAAGTTAAGCGCCGGATCATGTTAGGGACGTTCTCCTTATCTGCTGGGTTCTACGATGCCTACTTCTTGAAGGCGGCTCGGGTCCGGACGGTCATCTTGAACGACTTCAAGGCCATCTTAAAGGACCACGACTTCATCATGGGCCCCGTTACGCCTACCACGGCGTTCGGCATTGGTGAAGAGATCACCGACCCGATGACCATGTACATGAACGATATCTTGACCATTCCGGTCAACTTAGCGGGCTTGCCAGGGTTGTCCTTACCAGCCGGCTTCAGCCAAGGGTTACCGATCGGGATGCAACTGATTGGGCGGCCATTTGACGAAAGCACGCTCTATCAAGCTGGTTACGCCTTTGAACAAAACACAGAATTTCATACCAAAGTTCCAACGTTAGGGGGTCACAACTAA
- the ligA gene encoding NAD-dependent DNA ligase LigA — translation MESESQKPVKELTQHQAAEEAADLRPQLIDWGKQYYDADAPAVEDDVYDRVYARLVALETAFPAIVTADSPTQHVGGSARGDLPKVRHEIPMLSLGDVFSIDELKDFDARLRENVPADYAGFDYNCELKIDGLAINLHYENGKFVQGSTRGNGQIGEDITANLATLPSIPKTLTRPLTIDVRGECYMPKQAFLDLNQRREAQGQAPFANPRNAAAGSLRQLDVQVTADRKLATFMYNIADYDPLDTRTQSGLLDELAELGFSTNPTYQVAHDMDDVQAYITTYTGQRADLAYGIDGIVIKANPLPLQRAMGATVKVPRWAIAYKFPPEEVETVVTDIEWTVGRTGIVTPTAVMNPVQLAGSTVARASLHNPDYLEAKDIRLGDTVLLHKAGDIIPEISQYVAAKRPADAQPYPIPTHCPSCGAELVHLDEEVALRCINPSCPAQLAEGMNHFASRNAMNIAGLGPQIVAQLFDRHLVTDVASLYQLTSDQLLTLDKFGEKSAQNLLTAIDNSRNNSLERLLFGLGIRHVGAKAARSIAAHFGDIQHLMAADADAIVAIDTIGQIIADSVVTYFSTDQVHQLIDRLAAVGVNLTYTSGAVVTASDSPFANQRVVLTGKLQELTRPEATEWLEQHGATVTGSVSKKTDLLIAGEAAGSKLTKAQKLGITIWNEAQLQAAMTENNG, via the coding sequence ATGGAATCAGAGAGTCAGAAACCCGTTAAAGAACTCACGCAACACCAAGCGGCCGAAGAAGCGGCCGACTTGCGACCACAACTGATCGACTGGGGGAAGCAGTACTACGACGCGGACGCACCGGCCGTCGAAGACGACGTGTATGACCGGGTCTACGCCCGCTTAGTGGCCTTAGAGACCGCCTTTCCCGCCATCGTCACGGCCGATTCACCGACCCAACACGTCGGCGGGAGTGCCCGGGGCGACCTGCCTAAGGTCCGCCACGAGATTCCCATGCTGTCGCTAGGGGACGTCTTCTCCATCGACGAGTTAAAGGACTTCGATGCCCGGCTCCGGGAGAACGTTCCCGCCGATTACGCCGGCTTCGACTATAACTGCGAACTAAAAATCGATGGCCTAGCCATCAACCTGCATTACGAAAACGGGAAGTTCGTCCAGGGGTCGACGCGGGGTAACGGGCAGATTGGTGAGGACATCACCGCGAACCTGGCTACGCTACCGTCGATTCCCAAGACCCTGACGCGGCCGTTGACCATTGACGTGCGGGGCGAGTGCTACATGCCGAAGCAGGCTTTCCTCGACCTGAACCAACGGCGGGAAGCCCAGGGCCAAGCGCCATTTGCCAACCCCCGGAACGCCGCGGCGGGCAGCCTGCGTCAACTCGACGTCCAGGTGACTGCCGACCGGAAACTCGCGACGTTCATGTACAACATCGCCGACTATGACCCGTTGGACACCCGGACCCAAAGCGGGCTTCTCGACGAGCTGGCGGAGCTGGGGTTCAGTACCAACCCGACCTACCAGGTCGCCCATGATATGGACGACGTGCAGGCCTACATCACCACTTACACGGGACAGCGGGCTGACCTGGCGTACGGCATCGACGGCATCGTGATCAAGGCCAACCCCTTACCGCTGCAGCGGGCCATGGGGGCTACGGTCAAAGTTCCCCGGTGGGCGATTGCCTACAAGTTCCCGCCCGAAGAGGTGGAAACCGTGGTCACCGACATCGAGTGGACGGTCGGCCGGACGGGTATCGTGACGCCGACCGCCGTGATGAACCCGGTCCAACTGGCCGGTAGTACCGTTGCACGGGCGTCGTTGCATAACCCCGATTACCTGGAAGCCAAGGACATTCGCTTGGGCGACACGGTCCTGTTGCACAAGGCCGGGGACATTATCCCCGAGATCTCGCAGTACGTGGCGGCCAAACGTCCGGCTGACGCGCAACCGTATCCGATCCCAACACACTGCCCGTCCTGTGGGGCCGAACTGGTTCACTTGGATGAGGAAGTGGCGTTGCGCTGCATCAACCCCAGTTGCCCCGCGCAGTTGGCGGAGGGGATGAACCACTTTGCGTCCCGGAACGCGATGAACATTGCCGGGTTGGGACCACAGATTGTGGCTCAGCTCTTTGACCGGCACTTGGTCACCGACGTGGCCAGTTTGTACCAACTGACCAGCGACCAATTATTAACTTTAGATAAATTTGGGGAGAAGTCGGCCCAAAACCTCTTGACAGCTATCGACAATAGTCGCAATAATTCACTAGAACGGTTGCTATTTGGGTTAGGGATTCGGCACGTGGGCGCTAAGGCCGCCCGGTCGATTGCGGCGCACTTCGGGGACATTCAACACCTGATGGCCGCCGACGCGGACGCCATCGTGGCCATCGACACCATTGGCCAGATTATTGCCGACAGTGTGGTCACCTACTTCAGTACCGACCAGGTGCACCAGTTGATCGACCGGTTGGCTGCGGTTGGCGTCAACCTGACCTATACCAGCGGCGCCGTGGTGACGGCTAGCGATAGTCCGTTTGCCAACCAGCGGGTGGTCCTGACCGGGAAGTTGCAAGAGCTGACCCGGCCGGAAGCCACGGAATGGCTGGAGCAACACGGCGCGACCGTGACGGGCAGCGTCTCCAAGAAGACGGATCTCCTGATTGCGGGGGAGGCGGCCGGCAGTAAGCTGACCAAGGCCCAGAAGCTGGGGATCACCATCTGGAACGAGGCCCAATTACAAGCAGCCATGACTGAAAATAATGGATGA
- a CDS encoding ATP/GTP-binding protein has translation MMELNLEQAQLPKRIVAIYGENGSGKSNIISALIKLEQSVSTRTTQHRLTELQAKLATVADDSPKKTAKLMDFMNYRSLGQDELSAIFKDTYRRGASGPMVIRYNFKLDQNDGWYELKFTQNQDGLHLVSETLHYLIKSATGINFKITGDEQGHIKPYWSPSLFKGNMKDIAEDATDRFWGKHTFLAILTELMRESNQNYVRKNVADPVIAVNRSFHQLAFKSDHTMGVNPISGLLPDLQGGTLPATSRNAEKIKLTQAALNQYFVPLYSDMVQVFYQTDRHQGDLEYRLFEKKRISGQITELPFRLESHGTKQLLKLFPLFLDVVKGDTVIIDEIDNGVHDLLIDRLIENVRDDIQGQLIFTTHDTQIMKQLEASALYVIQTDTDGNKQVINLSKNGKVNIAANNNVQKMYLDGYFAGIPYSDDVDFYAILNDLEVD, from the coding sequence ATGATGGAACTAAATCTGGAACAGGCCCAATTGCCTAAAAGGATTGTGGCAATTTATGGTGAAAACGGGAGTGGTAAATCGAATATCATTTCGGCCTTGATTAAGTTAGAGCAGTCGGTGTCTACTAGAACGACCCAGCACCGGTTAACAGAGTTGCAAGCGAAACTTGCGACGGTGGCGGACGATTCTCCTAAGAAAACGGCAAAGCTCATGGATTTTATGAACTATCGCAGTCTGGGCCAGGATGAGTTGTCGGCAATCTTCAAGGATACCTATCGACGTGGTGCTAGTGGGCCCATGGTTATTCGCTACAATTTTAAGTTGGACCAGAATGATGGCTGGTATGAGTTGAAATTTACGCAAAATCAGGATGGATTGCACCTGGTTTCGGAGACTCTACACTATCTGATCAAATCGGCGACAGGAATCAATTTTAAGATAACGGGCGATGAACAGGGACACATCAAGCCATATTGGAGCCCGAGTCTCTTTAAAGGGAACATGAAAGATATTGCCGAAGATGCAACGGATAGATTTTGGGGCAAACACACATTTTTAGCCATTTTGACGGAGCTTATGCGTGAGAGTAATCAAAACTATGTCCGTAAGAATGTCGCGGATCCAGTGATTGCGGTGAATAGAAGTTTCCATCAATTGGCCTTCAAGAGTGACCATACGATGGGGGTGAATCCCATTAGCGGTCTCCTGCCAGATCTTCAAGGTGGAACCCTGCCGGCGACTTCTCGTAACGCCGAAAAGATTAAGTTGACACAAGCAGCTCTTAATCAGTATTTTGTCCCGCTTTATAGTGATATGGTGCAGGTCTTTTACCAAACGGATCGTCATCAAGGAGATTTAGAGTACCGGCTATTCGAAAAGAAGCGAATCAGTGGTCAAATAACCGAGCTTCCCTTTAGGTTGGAGTCGCACGGGACTAAGCAATTGCTAAAACTCTTCCCGTTATTCTTGGATGTTGTCAAGGGAGATACGGTCATCATTGACGAGATTGACAATGGTGTCCACGATTTATTAATCGACCGGTTGATTGAAAATGTTCGGGATGATATTCAGGGACAGTTGATCTTTACCACGCATGATACCCAGATTATGAAGCAACTCGAGGCTTCCGCACTGTATGTGATTCAGACGGACACTGATGGCAATAAGCAGGTGATTAATTTGTCCAAGAACGGGAAAGTAAACATTGCTGCGAACAATAACGTTCAGAAGATGTATTTGGATGGCTATTTTGCGGGAATTCCGTATTCAGATGATGTCGACTTCTATGCAATCTTAAACGATTTAGAGGTCGATTAA
- a CDS encoding CamS family sex pheromone protein produces the protein MDDLGGYIVKRLRMVIALAAIPLFLAGCGDLGSSSMSSGSKGSTSGTQLTGQSTDSDYEGVIQSGHYRVSKSRGVTNTQDSGNTYNLKSFENGMLNVSKKVFSTKNYVFQEGQYLSSDTVQDWLDRKSKTNATGLNPVDNGSKSSTKRNPVYIQALEEQDYMTQKNNKLSLAGVTVGIAVNSVDYYKKEQYGATYQTKISKADGEAYAKKTANTVLKRMRQKSALKNVPIVIAIYRQASNDSLVGGNFLAYSNNKAGTTSVSKWTALAQKNYVFPLESGQSSPNSNDASSFSNFKSQVENFFPNLSGVTAQAQYDGKNLQGMHINITTQFYSQTEIISFTQYLQTAAQKYLPSGVPIDITVSSTDGIQSFLSRKASEKTFSSHVFNSY, from the coding sequence ATGGATGACTTAGGAGGATACATCGTGAAACGGTTACGAATGGTTATTGCATTAGCCGCCATTCCGCTTTTCCTAGCGGGGTGTGGGGACCTGGGAAGCTCGAGCATGTCTTCGGGTTCTAAGGGTAGTACGTCCGGGACTCAGCTGACGGGGCAGAGTACGGATAGCGACTACGAAGGGGTCATTCAAAGCGGCCACTACCGGGTCAGCAAGTCCCGTGGGGTGACCAACACCCAGGATTCCGGGAACACCTATAATTTGAAGAGCTTCGAGAACGGGATGTTGAACGTTTCCAAGAAGGTCTTCTCGACCAAGAACTACGTCTTCCAGGAAGGGCAGTACCTGAGTTCGGATACGGTCCAGGATTGGTTGGACCGGAAGTCCAAGACCAACGCCACCGGGTTGAACCCCGTGGATAACGGCTCGAAGTCATCGACTAAGCGGAACCCCGTCTACATCCAGGCGTTGGAAGAACAGGATTACATGACCCAGAAGAACAATAAGCTGTCCTTAGCCGGGGTCACCGTGGGAATCGCGGTCAACTCGGTCGACTACTACAAGAAGGAACAGTACGGGGCAACCTACCAGACCAAGATCTCCAAGGCGGATGGTGAAGCCTACGCCAAGAAGACGGCCAACACGGTCCTGAAGCGGATGCGGCAGAAGTCGGCGCTCAAGAACGTACCAATTGTAATTGCCATTTACCGGCAGGCCTCCAACGACAGTCTGGTCGGCGGGAACTTCTTAGCTTACTCGAACAACAAGGCGGGGACCACCAGCGTTTCCAAGTGGACGGCGTTGGCCCAAAAGAACTACGTCTTCCCGTTGGAGAGCGGCCAGTCGAGTCCTAACAGTAACGATGCCAGCTCCTTCTCCAACTTTAAGAGCCAAGTCGAGAACTTCTTCCCGAACTTGAGTGGGGTCACCGCTCAGGCCCAGTATGACGGGAAGAACTTGCAGGGGATGCACATCAACATCACCACGCAGTTCTACAGTCAGACGGAAATCATCAGCTTCACGCAGTACCTCCAGACGGCGGCGCAGAAGTACCTGCCATCGGGAGTCCCAATTGACATTACGGTCTCCTCAACGGACGGGATCCAAAGCTTCCTGTCCCGGAAGGCCAGCGAAAAGACCTTCAGTAGTCACGTCTTTAACAGCTACTGA
- the pcrA gene encoding DNA helicase PcrA, whose product MAGEELLTGMNDKQTEAVLQTEGPLLVLAGAGSGKTRVLTHRVAYLIEHNHVLPWHILAITFTNKAAKEMRERVAKLLGPDGNDVWVSTFHALCVRILRRDADKLGYNRAFTIADTGEQRTLIKRVLRDQNLDVKKFDPRSVLGAISNAKNALQTPAMMAENAATPFETTIASVYDSYQRALQANQAMDFDDLIMLTIKLFKQESSVLGYYQDKFQYIHVDEYQDTNDAQYMLVNMLAKKHNNLCVVGDGDQSIYGWRGANMENILNFEKDYPDAHTTLLEQNYRSTKTILQAANDVIQQNVNRKKKDLWTENPEGEKIAYYRGQNENDEAHYVVAKIQEEIEKNHRGYGDFAVLYRTNAQSRVIEETLVKANIPYTMVGGHKFYDRKEIRDVLAYLTLIANPADSMSLERIINEPKRGIGNTSLEKLRDFADMNDWSELEATQNVALANGISSRSRNAMEKFGMTIKAIQDAAPKNNVSDITNDILDRTGYLQTLKNSKSLEAETRIENIEEFLSVTQKFDTDWDQEDHDETDNRLVEFLADLALVSAQDDVDEDPAEVTLMTLHAAKGLEFPVIFLMGLEEGIFPLSRAMLEEDQLEEERRLAYVGITRAQSKLYLTNAYSRMLYGRRQNNPESRFVTEIAPELIHKDYSESQSGLQPQRRDVPFARRTASAVAKPYHGKTGRITTDTGTGAGKVAWSVGDKASHKKWGIGTVVKVNGTGEDAELDIAFPEQGVKRLLAAFAPIKRVDD is encoded by the coding sequence GTGGCAGGAGAAGAATTATTAACAGGCATGAATGACAAGCAGACGGAGGCCGTCCTTCAAACGGAGGGTCCCTTACTGGTCTTAGCGGGTGCCGGGAGTGGTAAGACGCGGGTCTTAACCCACCGGGTCGCCTACTTGATCGAGCATAACCACGTGTTGCCGTGGCACATCTTGGCAATCACCTTTACCAACAAGGCCGCTAAGGAAATGCGTGAACGGGTCGCCAAGCTCTTGGGACCCGACGGCAACGACGTCTGGGTCTCAACGTTCCACGCCCTGTGCGTGCGGATCTTACGCCGGGACGCGGATAAGTTAGGCTACAACCGGGCGTTTACGATTGCGGACACTGGGGAGCAGCGGACGCTGATCAAGCGGGTCTTGCGCGACCAGAACTTAGACGTTAAGAAGTTCGACCCCCGTTCCGTTCTGGGGGCCATTTCGAATGCCAAGAACGCGCTACAAACGCCAGCCATGATGGCGGAGAACGCGGCCACACCATTTGAGACCACGATCGCCAGCGTCTATGACAGCTACCAACGGGCCCTCCAGGCCAACCAAGCCATGGACTTCGATGATCTGATCATGCTGACCATCAAGCTGTTCAAGCAGGAGTCCAGCGTGCTGGGGTACTACCAGGACAAGTTCCAGTACATCCACGTGGACGAATACCAAGATACCAACGATGCGCAATACATGCTGGTCAACATGCTAGCCAAGAAGCACAACAACCTGTGCGTGGTCGGGGATGGGGACCAGAGTATCTACGGTTGGCGGGGCGCCAACATGGAGAACATCCTGAACTTCGAGAAGGACTATCCAGACGCCCACACCACCTTATTGGAACAGAACTACCGCTCGACCAAGACCATCTTGCAGGCGGCCAACGACGTGATCCAACAGAACGTCAACCGGAAGAAGAAGGACCTGTGGACGGAGAACCCCGAAGGCGAGAAGATCGCCTATTACCGCGGGCAAAACGAAAACGACGAGGCCCACTATGTGGTGGCCAAGATTCAAGAAGAGATCGAGAAGAACCACCGCGGGTACGGCGACTTTGCCGTGTTGTACCGGACCAACGCCCAATCCCGGGTGATCGAAGAAACCCTGGTCAAGGCCAACATTCCCTACACCATGGTTGGGGGCCACAAGTTCTACGACCGAAAGGAAATCCGGGACGTCTTGGCCTACCTGACGCTGATCGCCAATCCGGCGGACTCGATGAGCTTGGAACGGATCATTAACGAGCCGAAGCGGGGCATCGGGAACACCAGTCTCGAAAAGCTACGAGACTTCGCTGACATGAACGACTGGAGTGAGCTGGAGGCCACCCAGAACGTGGCGTTGGCTAACGGCATCAGTTCGCGGAGCCGTAACGCCATGGAGAAGTTCGGGATGACCATCAAGGCCATTCAGGACGCGGCGCCGAAGAACAACGTCTCCGACATCACCAACGACATTTTGGACCGGACGGGCTATCTCCAGACGTTGAAGAACTCTAAGTCGCTGGAAGCTGAGACGCGAATCGAAAACATCGAAGAATTCCTGTCCGTGACCCAGAAGTTCGATACCGACTGGGACCAGGAAGACCACGATGAGACCGACAACCGGTTGGTCGAATTCTTGGCCGACTTGGCCTTGGTCTCCGCCCAAGACGACGTGGATGAGGACCCGGCCGAGGTCACGTTGATGACCTTACACGCGGCCAAGGGGTTGGAATTCCCAGTCATCTTCTTGATGGGCTTGGAAGAGGGCATCTTCCCACTATCCCGGGCCATGCTGGAAGAGGACCAGTTGGAAGAAGAGCGCCGGTTGGCTTACGTGGGAATCACGCGGGCCCAATCCAAGCTCTACCTGACCAACGCCTACTCCCGGATGCTGTACGGGCGCCGGCAAAACAATCCGGAGTCACGGTTCGTGACCGAGATTGCGCCGGAGCTGATCCACAAGGACTACAGCGAAAGCCAGAGCGGCTTACAACCGCAACGGCGTGACGTGCCCTTTGCCCGGCGGACAGCCAGTGCGGTCGCCAAGCCGTACCACGGCAAGACCGGCCGGATTACGACCGACACCGGGACCGGTGCCGGTAAGGTGGCCTGGTCCGTGGGTGACAAGGCCAGCCACAAGAAGTGGGGCATCGGGACCGTGGTCAAGGTCAACGGGACCGGTGAAGACGCCGAACTGGACATCGCCTTCCCAGAGCAGGGCGTTAAGCGGCTGTTAGCCGCCTTCGCCCCAATCAAGCGGGTGGACGACTAG